One stretch of Desulforegula conservatrix Mb1Pa DNA includes these proteins:
- a CDS encoding MerR family transcriptional regulator, whose protein sequence is MNRIMMNSEEPKKDIITQKDIITISELAHEFDVSTRSIRFYEEKGMISPGRTNGNQRFYTKRDRARLRLILRGKRFGYTLEEIAEIIGMTDVDYNEAEQLRKALKFGDRRLAEIRERISELQHLEHDLMALHEHMDSRLKELEVKKDKRAVEEYFEE, encoded by the coding sequence ATGAATAGGATTATGATGAATTCTGAAGAGCCCAAAAAAGATATAATTACTCAAAAAGATATAATTACTATATCGGAACTTGCACATGAATTTGACGTAAGCACGCGTTCCATAAGATTTTACGAAGAAAAGGGCATGATCTCGCCAGGCAGGACAAATGGTAATCAGAGGTTCTATACCAAGAGGGACAGGGCAAGGCTCAGGCTTATTCTGAGGGGCAAAAGGTTCGGCTATACACTCGAGGAAATTGCTGAAATTATAGGAATGACAGATGTGGATTACAATGAGGCAGAACAGCTCAGAAAGGCGCTTAAATTCGGAGACAGGAGACTTGCGGAAATCAGGGAGCGGATAAGCGAGCTTCAGCATCTTGAACATGATCTCATGGCGCTTCATGAGCATATGGACTCGAGGCTCAAAGAACTAGAGGTAAAAAAGGATAAAAGGGCAGTGGAGGAATATTTTGAAGAATAG